The Antedon mediterranea chromosome 7, ecAntMedi1.1, whole genome shotgun sequence genome has a segment encoding these proteins:
- the LOC140054989 gene encoding uncharacterized protein, with amino-acid sequence MILEHDESNAKFEEFTENEQNWKSNQRNVTKTNTNSQCQQTESENSLGREWIKVRSRKNTSNRKQGGKKRGNKNRKKRVINGIIIELGVTYIGKAVNDFYEKRNKKLHENVDREKIPDNSQTILNEKVDVDVHSPTSDASEVTTITNTIQQLSGGGFNTKQPRKKGRFVKRSNKKKSQEDNDNHKMDEDISKSFISDHLGNDDNSKVICNEDNVYKVASDEPKSNSKINQLRLDSSCDVTDHEVLIIDEEQTKTSKETIRENTRPTNNFKQYNMNDDNSVDIKVSTNECKISDDNTKNVASFKQYKSVVNPCNSITNNRTIAQGSFNQGHSRFGYARGKQCVANSLVAIVYSTKRNGNEFYKNDLDTILTLGNELYYYIQKDSTMDEDLLMISELPKKLDMLDSKFLISPKESVFGIIDGSLESMAEYGALSLKQALEQELHQHDACFMNFNRSTFAIIKRVNGFLIFDPHARDCVGCVSEHGKSILIYSTSWQGVYSYCLKLARSMNCNLHETEFELTGVNVQNESMFLCSSSSVTLDDNCELNNSENCDVNAPGTSSQFKCSKTLPNNNIDSTIKDNKHSNKKDDVSTSNGCQTDDEIEIVNVQYGERPDKNFKFVPILEAQRKSMCHKVGINCEHTGRNCGINRTSHIGHPCQIKNITGDGNCFYRAISYIISGTENNHLILRKAIGNHLLETDDLFSSTLSVEYRTVMEYVIKKRVMDNGTWASNTEISAMANLLNTDIYSFNDQLLTWQMFSAKNPGKINEVTTDNGMYILYTRNVHFNVVESVDFNLNYVPETITIVDSDDVDSSSEISVDPSVMKNNLTKYNNTRKRKEISHEILEDAIGPKQKRSKNFEGSCSNKIKTIRDNKTTIERNKRLENKKRMRTTRSNDSTTNVEKHNKAEVQRKKYKNDSVYREEKKRKVKEAQRIKYADDNYKLSKRKENRERQQKAYRCDPNYNLKVRSKMKQNDNIKLDYRTTKKAKSVQYYRLNERFRQNLKEKRKNRYQTDLIFRQNFKQNNKQNMAQKYMNNLQFRQNLIQKLASKYRNNSTFRQNLSQKLAAKYRNNSTFRQNLKRKYRSILKQDLGEKYRIDLKFRQSCKQRFTEKYHSNTTFRQSCKKKFNDKYHSDSKFKTNCNQRFTKKYHGDSLFRKNVVLKNMRHRKIRRAEKRNFEFVLQNFRESTSHGPEYVCCVCFKMLFKNQVVKCTKAKYEYRTCINEKYLHICNNECNNPCQFAKSPRCTLWICFTCHKKLLKGKVPAEANSNNLELQEIPPELKCLNNLEQHLIGLNIPFMKLMNLPKGGQHGIHGPVVCVPSNTIETVKILPRPEADDQLISVKLKRKLSYKGYYKYKFVNTSNVIQALEYLQDHNKWYFDVAIDENWHNYLSKENIESKTTNQQTCVENNEEEEEDRLCGVAFDTSLQPVDRRQNLVDEYFRDIICCAPCENNSPIALLSNENNEAKSFPVLFPTGQPTFHDTRDVKITLGRYLHNRLMHVDNRFAKNTEFIFYAQSIYELQQILSSISIALRKGSSKKDNFSKVTVSDLKNINKIEEILKSDKGYKFLKQIRGTPPYWQATQKDVLAMVRQIGKPTFFLSFSSADLRWKEIMTTLLSQTGDQRNIDDLEWADKCNLLKSNPVTVARMFDKRFHTFLKKVILSETQPIGKVTDYFYRIEFQMRGSPHVHMLVWVENAPVFNEDEDKKVIEFIDKYISCSVPRQFVDSEMNEIVTSVQIHSKRHSKSCKKKGTNCRFNFPRQPSEKTFVMRPTIVDKNNDDDNNDNDNANKQAQELLTSVKNALTNEETYQSAKELFQSLNITQGAYEDANNCITNEEKIVLKRNPEDVWVNQYNPSLLRAWNANMDIQYITSVYACVTYVIGYMSKSEREMGLLLSHAASEVKEGNENARQSLSKLGHVYMNNREVSAQESVYRVCGLRLKECSRKVEFIPVGPNPVRMSLPLSVIKNKVDDNQSAWLPNKLDKYKARPNNSEFNTMCLATFCSYYRMLSTSEMKGNVQRKNVFQLQKKLGFIQKRTRTDNAIIRYPRFPMNTASEKYFMSILQLFLPFRTDKQLKPLKFQTYQEFYELGSVKLYGSKLQKVNVIVDENMERYDKTADAIKHAEGVLAKFGPQEDAWGLLCPESEKERLENPKPNVDVDDEENEFFVPDFGLKKNETSTIECNSSSISRPELNKMIRSLNKQQKQIFYKTRQWCLDKVNGKQPESFYTFITGGAGTGKSHLVNCIYNEATRILGKMLENPDDMSILKLAPTGIAAYNIKGHTIHSALSIPIHISLPYQPLGEEKISALRNQLGQLQIVIIDEISMVNQKLLWYIHGRLRQIKQVRNDSAFGNISIIAVGDFYQLPPVRGTSLYKNTLENSLWVDNFKRVQLDEIMRQKEDKEFAVLLNKLRTKERNDCLSDKDLSVLKSCETGEQCDDAVHIYPCNKQVNEWNKTMLHKTCLDIICIEAEDTVVNSKKQDKHCDKPRKSCQTNLLNYLWIALNARVMLIKNVDVKKGLTNGCMGHVEEIIKPSPNAKPISIKVKFDNKDIGIQAIEMFQESIGKKYSRKQFPLKLAYACTVHKVQGMTMNKALVCLKNTFAPGQAYVALSRVTSISGLTIEHVNSKLIYCDPTIKEYLNKMNSYIQCDKEVNDSGSEFSIMLHNIQGLKQHFADLQCNDLIMNSTTICLTETWLNKDDDFVDLSIEPYKFYHQARYDSYSNKNDYLKNQAHGGVAVYTKNKFSSRLDIGINDIEVISFLITCPISVAVSVIYRPPSYDIKQFCQNLRKLLKKVHKVSTKCIIMGDFNENLFKQPSKVNILMTESGYQQHVTSSTTESNTLIDHVYSKGLDSMQAHVIPIYYSYHEAIQIKFGL; translated from the coding sequence ATGATTCTAGAACATGATGAATCTAACGCTAAGTTTGAAGAATTTACGGAAAATGAACAGAATTGGAAGTCCAACCAACGGAATGTAACAAAGACTAACACCAACTCACAATGCCAACAAACAGAAAGTGAAAATTCACTTGGTAGAGAATGGATTAAGGTAAGATCCAGGAAAAATACCAGTAACAGAAAACAAGGGGGAAAAAAAAGAGGAAATAAGAACAGAAAAAAGCGTGTTATAAATGGTATAATTATTGAACTAGGTGTAACATATATTGGTAAAGCTGTCAACGATTTCTATGAAAAACGAAACAAGAAACTGCATGAAAATGTGGATAGAGAAAAAATTCCAGACAATTCACAAACAATACTTAATGAAAAGGTAGATGTTGATGTACATAGCCCTACGAGTGATGCTTCAGAAGTGACAACAATAACGAACACAATACAACAACTTTCTGGTGGTGGATTTAACACGAAACAGCCACGGAAAAAAGGTCGTTTTGTCAAAAggtcaaataaaaagaaatcacaAGAGGATAATGATAACCATAAAATGGATGAAGACATAAGTAAAAGTTTTATTTCAGATCACTTGGGTAATGATGACAATTCAAAAGTAATATGCAATGAAGACAACGTCTACAAAGTAGCTAGTGATGAACCAAAGAGTAATAGCAAAATAAATCAACTAAGATTAGATAGTAGTTGTGATGTTACAGATCATGAAGTATTAATAATTGACGAggaacaaacaaaaacatccaAGGAAACAATTAGGGAGAATACACGAcctacaaataattttaaacaatataatatgaaTGATGATAACAGTGTCGATATTAAAGTTTCAACCAATGAATGCAAAATATCTGATGATAATACGAAAAACGTTGCGTCATTTAAGCAATACAAAAGTGTTGTAAACCCATGTAATAGTATTACTAATAATAGAACTATAGCACAGGGTAGTTTTAATCAAGGGCATTCTAGATTTGGCTATGCACGTGGTAAACAGTGTGTTGCAAATAGTCTTGTAGCTATTGTTTATTCAACAAAGAGGAATGgaaatgaattttataaaaatgatctTGACACAATATTGACACTTGGAAATGAGTTGTACTATTATATCCAAAAAGATTCCACTATGGATGAGGATCTTCTGATGATTTCTGAACTGCCGAAAAAATTGGATATGTTAGATAGCAAATTTTTAATATCTCCCAAAGAATCAGTGTTTGGGATAATAGATGGGAGTCTTGAATCGATGGCTGAATATGGAGCCTTGTCATTAAAGCAAGCTCTTGAACAAGAATTACATCAACATGATGCCTGTTTCATGAATTTTAACAGAAGTACATTTGCTATTATTAAACGTGTAAATGGTTTCCTTATATTTGATCCACATGCAAGAGATTGTGTTGGTTGTGTTAGTGAACATGGAAAGAgcattttaatttatagtacaTCTTGGCAAGGTGTATACAGTTATTGTTTAAAGTTAGCAAGATCAATGAATTGTAATTTACATGAAACAGAGTTTGAACTGACGGGTGTAAATGTTCAAAATGAATCTATGTTTTTATGTTCCTCTTCTTCTGTCACGTTAGATGATAATTGTGAACTAAACAACTCTGAAAATTGCGATGTTAATGCACCGGGTACATCTTCCCAGTTTAAATGTAGCAAAACATTACCTAACAACAATATTGATTCTACAATTAAAGACAACAAACATAGTAATAAAAAGGATGATGTTTCAACAAGTAATGGATGTCAAACTGATGACGAAATTGAAATAGTTAATGTTCAGTATGGAGAGAGACCTGAcaagaattttaaatttgtcCCAATTTTAGAAGCACAAAGGAAAAGTATGTGTCATAAAGTTGGCATTAATTGTGAACATACCGGTAGAAATTGTGGTATTAATCGAACAAGTCATATTGGACATCCTTGTCAAATTAAGAATATTACGGGTgatggtaattgtttttatcgtgCAATTTCATATATTATTTCTGGGACtgaaaataatcatttaattttaagaaaagcAATTGGTAATCATTTATTGGAAACTGACGACTTGTTTAGTAGTACATTAAGTGTGGAATATAGAACAGTTATGGAATATGTGATTAAAAAAAGAGTAATGGATAATGGAACATGGGCTTCTAATACTGAAATAAGTGCAATGGCAAACTTGCTTAATAcagatatttattcattcaatgatCAGCTTTTGACTTGGCAAATGTTTTCTGCAAAAAACCCTGGAAAAATTAATGAGGTTACAACTGACAACGGTATGTATATTCTATACACCAGAAATGTGCATTTTAATGTAGTGGAGTCTGttgatttcaatttaaattatgttcCGGAAACAATAACAATTGTGGATAGTGATGATGTGGATAGCTCCTCAGAAATAAGTGTAGACCCTAGtgttatgaaaaataatttgacaaaatataacaatacacggaaaagaaaagaaattagtCATGAAATACTTGAAGATGCTATAGGACCCAAACAGAAACGGAGTAAAAATTTCGAAGGAAGTTgttcaaacaaaataaagacaATAAGAGATAATAAAACAACGATTGAAAGAAATAAACGACTTGAAAACAAAAAGCGAATGAGGACAACACGTTCAAATGACAGTACAACGAATGTAGAGAAACATAATAAAGCGGAGGTACAacgaaagaaatataaaaatgattctGTATACAGAGAAGAAAAGAAACGTAAAGTTAAAGAGGCACAGAGAATAAAATATGCTGATGACAATTATAAATTGTCTAAAAGAAAGGAAAATCGAGAAAGACAACAGAAGGCGTACAGGTGTGACCCCAATTATAATCTTAAAGTACGAAGTAAGATGAAACAAAATGACAACATTAAGTTGGATTATCGGACAACCAAGAAAGCTAAAAGTGTGCAATATTATAGATTGAATGAAAGGTTTAGGCAAAAtttaaaagagaaaagaaaaaatagatatcaaactgatttaatatttagacaaaactttaaacaaaacaataaacaaaatatggcACAAAAGTATAtgaataatttacaatttagaCAAAACCTGATTCAAAAACTAGCATCAAAGTATCGCAATAATTCAACATTCAGACAAAACCTTAGTCAAAAACTAGCAGCAAAGTATCGCAATAATTCAACATTCAGACAAAACTTAAAGCGGAAGTATCGAAGTATTTTGAAGCAAGACTTAGGAGAGAAATATCgtattgatttaaaatttcGTCAAAGTTGTAAGCAAAGGTTTACAGAAAAGTATCATAGCAACACAACATTTCGTCAAAGCTGTAAGAAAAAGTTTAACGACAAATACCACAGTGattcaaaatttaaaacaaattgtaatcaAAGATTTACCAAAAAATATCATGGTGATTCACTTTTCCGAAAAAATGTTGTACTAAAAAACATGAGGCATCGTAAAATACGGAGAGCAGAAAAGCGtaattttgaatttgttttGCAAAACTTCAGAGAATCAACATCTCATGGTCCTGAATATGTTTGTTGCGTatgctttaaaatgttattcaaaAATCAAGTTGTCAAATGCACGAAAGCTAAGTACGAGTATAGGACatgtataaatgaaaaatatttacatatttgcAACAATGAATGTAATAATCCTTGTCAATTTGCCAAATCACCAAGATGCACATTATGGATTTGTTTCACATGTCACAAGAAATTGCTGAAAGGTAAAGTCCCTGCAGAAGCcaattcaaacaatttagaaCTACAAGAAATTCCTCCTGagctaaaatgtttaaataatttagagcAACATCTGATTGGATTAAATAttccttttatgaaattaatgaatttacctAAAGGTGGACAGCATGGAATACATGGACCAGTTGTATGCGTACCATCAAATACTATTGAAACTGTAAAAATTCTGCCTAGACCAGAGGCTGATGATCAGTTAATATCCGTAAAATTGAAGCGAAAATTGTCGTACAAaggttattataaatataaatttgttaacaCATCCAATGTTATTCAAGCTCTTGAATATTTACAAGATCATAACAAATGGTATTTTGACGTAGCAATTGATGAAAATTGGCACAATTATTTGTCTAAAGAAAACATTGAAAGTAAAACTACTAATCAACAAACATGTGTAGAAAAcaatgaagaagaagaagaagatcgATTGTGTGGTGTTGCGTTTGATACAAGTCTACAACCTGTTGACAGGCGACAAAATTTAGTTGATGAATATTTTCGTGATATAATCTGTTGTGCACCATGTGAAAATAATAGCCCTATTGCATTATTAAGTAATGAAAACAATGAAGCAAAATCTTTTCCAGTACTATTTCCAACAGGTCAACCAACATTCCATGATACAAGAGATGTTAAGATAACACTTGGACGATACTTACACAATAGATTAATGCATGTAGATAACAGGTTTGCAAAAAACAcagaatttatattttatgcCCAATCTATATATGAACTTCAACAAATTTTATCAAGTATTTCCATAGCATTGCGAAAAGGTTCAAGTAAAAAAGATAATTTTAGTAAAGTAACTGTAtctgatttaaaaaacataaacaaaattgaGGAGATTTTAAAATCTGATAAAGGTTATAAATTTCTAAAACAAATACGTGGAACTCCACCTTACTGGCAAGCAACACAGAAAGATGTATTAGCAATGGTTAGACAGATTGGTAAACCaacattctttctttcattctcaAGTGCTGACTTACGTTGGAAAGAAATAATGACGACATTGTTGAGTCAAACAGGAGACCAAAGAAACATTGATGATTTGGAATGGGCAGACAAATGTAATTTGCTAAAATCAAATCCAGTGACTGTTGCCAGAATGTTTGACAAACGCTTtcatacttttttaaaaaaagttattttgtcTGAAACCCAGCCTATTGGTAAAGTCACAGATTATTTTTATAGAATTGAATTTCAAATGAGGGGAAGTCCACATGTTCATATGTTGGTATGGGTCGAAAATGCCCCTGTTTTTAATGAAGATGAAGATAAAAAAGTTATTGAATTTATTGACAAATATATTTCTTGTTCTGTGCCACGTCAATTTGTAGAttctgaaatgaatgaaattgttACCAGTGTGCAGATTCACAGTAAAAGACATTCGAAATCGTGTAAAAAGAAGGGAACAAATTGCAGGTTTAACTTCCCGAGACAGCCttctgaaaaaacatttgttatGAGACCTACAATTGTGGATaaaaacaatgatgatgataataatgataatgataatgcaAATAAACAAGCGCAAGAATTATTAACCTCGGTAAAAAATGCTTTGACAAATGAAGAAACGTATCAAAGCGCCAAGGAACTTTTTCAAAGTTTAAATATTACTCAGGGTGCATATGAGGATGCAAATAATTGTATAACTAATGAAGAAAAGATTGTTTTAAAGAGAAACCCCGAAGATGTGTGGGTAAATCAATACAATCCTTCCTTACTTAGAGCATGGAATGCTAATATGGATATTCAGTACATTACCAGTGTATATGCATGTGTTACATatgttataggatatatgtcaAAATCTGAACGGGAAATGGGCTTACTTTTATCTCATGCAGCATCCGAAGTGAAAGAAGGAAATGAAAATGCCAGACAAAGCCTAAGTAAACTTGGTCATGTGTACATGAACAATCGAGAAGTATCTGCGCAAGAAAGTGTTTATCGTGTTTGTGGCTTGAGATTGAAAGAATGTTCAAGGAAAGTTGAATTTATCCCAGTAGGACCTAATCCTGTTAGAATGAGTTTACCACtaagtgtaattaaaaacaaagtgGATGATAATCAAAGTGCATGGTTGCCAAATAAGCTCGACAAATATAAAGCTCGACCAAATAATTCTGAATTTAATACAATGTGTCTTGCAACATTTTGTTCTTATTACAGAATGTTAAGTACATCAGAAATGAAAGGAAACGTGCAAAGAAAGAACGTATTCCAGTTACAAAAAAAACTAGGATTCATCCAAAAAAGAACACGAACTGACAATGCTATAATAAGGTACCCTCGGTTTCCAATGAATACAgcatctgaaaaatattttatgagTATATTGCAGTTATTTTTGCCATTTCGAACAGATAAACAGTTAAAACCATTGAAATTTCAAACATATCAAGAATTTTATGAGCTAGGATCTGTAAAATTATATGGCAGTAAATTACAAAAAGTAAATGTTATAGTTGATGAAAACATGGAAAGGTATGACAAAACTGCAGATGCTATTAAACATGCAGAAGGGGTTTTAGCAAAATTTGGACCACAAGAAGATGCATGGGGTCTATTATGTCCGGAAAGTGAAAAGGAAAGATTAGAGAATCCAAAGCCAAATGTAGACGTTGATGATgaagaaaatgaattttttgtTCCAGATTTTggcctaaaaaaaaatgaaacatctACAATAGAGTGTAACTCATCTAGTATTTCAAGACCGGAACTGAACAAAATGattcgatctttaaataaacaacaaaaacaaatattttataagaCAAGGCAATGGTGCTTGGATAAAGTTAATGGCAAACAACCTGAATCGTTTTACACTTTTATAACTGGAGGCGCTGGCACTGGAAAAAGCCATTTggttaattgtatttataatgaagCAACACGTATTCTCGGAAAAATGTTGGAAAATCCGGATGATATGTCAATATTGAAACTAGCTCCTACAGGGATTGCAGCATATAATATTAAAGGTCATACCATTCATAGTGCTTTGTCTATTCCTATTCATATTTCACTTCCATATCAACCACTTGGAGAAGAAAAAATAAGTGCACTTCGTAATCAGTTAGGTCAAttgcaaattgttattatagatgAAATATCAATGGTAAATCAAAAGTTACTCTGGTACATCCACGGACGATTGCGGCAAATAAAGCAAGTACGTAATGATAGTGCATTTGGTAATATTTCAATAATTGCAGTTGGTGATTTTTATCAGTTACCGCCTGTGAGGGGCACTTCTTTGTATAAAAACACATTGGAAAACTCATTATGGGTAGATAACTTTAAAAGAGTGCAGTTAGATGAAATCATGAGGCAAAAAGAAGATAAAGAGTTTGCTGTACTTTTAAACAAATTGCGCACAAAAGAAAGAAATGATTGCTTGTCTGACAAAGATTTATCAGTTTTAAAATCATGTGAAACAGGTGAACAATGTGACGATGCTGTTCATATATACCCATGTAATAAGCAGGTTAATGAATGGAATAAAACAATGTTGCATAAAACATGTTTAGATATTATATGCATTGAAGCAGAGGATACTGTAGTAAACAGCAAGAAACAAGACAAACATTGTGATAAACCTCGGAAATCATGTCAaactaatttattaaattatctgTGGATTGCACTTAATGCCAGAGtgatgttgattaaaaatgtagatGTTAAAAAAGGCTTAACAAATGGATGTATGGGACATGTGGAAGAAATAATTAAGCCCAGTCCAAACGCTAAACCAATATCAATTAAAGTGAAATTTGATAACAAGGACATTGGTATTCAGgcaattgaaatgtttcaagAATCTATTGGAAAAAAATACAGTCGAAAGCAATTCCCACtcaaattagcatatgcatgcACAGTTCATAAAGTGCAAGGAATGACAATGAATAAAGCACTGGTTTGCCTTAAAAATACCTTTGCGCCTGGACAAGCATATGTAGCACTCAGTCGTGTTACCTCAATATCTGGACTTACCATTGAACATGTTAATTCTAAGTTGATTTATTGTGATCCTACTATAAAGGAATATTTAAACAAGATGAATTCATACATACAATGTGATAAAGAAGTTAATGATTCTGGTTCTGaattttcaataatgttacataatattcaAGGGCTTAAACAACATTTTGCTGATCTTCAGTGCAATGATTTGATTATGAATTCTACTACCATATGTCTAACTGAAACATGGCTAAATAAGGATGATGATTTTGTTGACTTAAGTATAGAGCCGTATAAATTCTATCACCAAGCAAGATATGACTCATATTCTAATAAAAATGATTACTTAAAAAATCAGGCTCATGGTGGAGTTGCAGTCTATACTAAGAACAAATTTTCAAGCAGGTTAGACATAGGTATTAACGACATAGaggtaatttcatttttaataacatgTCCAATTTCAGTTGCTGTATCAGTAATTTATAGACCTCCGAGCTatgatattaaacaattttgtcaaaatttgagGAAGTTATTAAAAAAGGTGCATAAAGTAAGTACAAAATGTATCATAATGGGCGACTTTAATGAAAATCTTTTCAAACAACCTTCCAaagtgaatattttaatgaCAGAGAGTGGTTATCAACAACATGTTACAAGTTCTACTACTGAAAGtaatacattgattgatcatgtATATAGCAAAGGTCTAGATTCAATGCAGGCACATGTAATTCCAATTTATTATAGTTACCATGAGgccattcaaattaaatttggaTTATAA